A portion of the Punica granatum isolate Tunisia-2019 chromosome 7, ASM765513v2, whole genome shotgun sequence genome contains these proteins:
- the LOC116215184 gene encoding DExH-box ATP-dependent RNA helicase DExH3: MAYAAIFQGCLRTAVSVRLCSLQFRRQLVKASALGPTVRRTQAAGFRTASYLRRRAVVPTCFAGSVLEAEWRQRSNADLQLLNRQSSKHYGRFAYQDVSSDESDLEIGSSQSQLGQSTLDNVEEWEFKLAMLMRNNAELEVVSREKKDRRDFEHLSAVAARNKLYSRQYSKVVVFSKVPLPNYRPDLDDKRPQREVLLPVGLQREVNLRVRLHLSERSIAGGSLLNKFAGLSLGGDINAEGGLNERKEPPIRNSIILEKIHHRRSLQLREKQQEWQESPEGQKMLEFRRSLPAYKERDALLKAIAENQVVVVSGETGCGKTTQLPQYILESEIEAARGATCSIICTQPRKISAISVSERVAAERGENPGESVGYKVRLEGIKGRDTRLLFCTTGILLRRLLVDRDLNGVSHVIVDEIHERGMNEDFLLIVLKDLLPRRPDLRLILMSATLNAELFSNYFSGAPTFHIPGFTYPVRAHFLEDVLQITGYRLTAYNQIDDYGQDKAWKMQKQAAMKKRKTQITSSVEDALEAADFSGYSPRVQESLSCWNPDPIGFNLIERVLHHIVTKERPGAVLVFMTGWDDINSLKDQLQSDPVLGDPSRVLLLACHGSMASSEQRLIFDKPEDGVRKIVLATNMAETSITINDGVFVVDCGKAKETSYDALNNTPCLLPSWISKASARQRRGRAGRVQPGECYHLYPRCVYDSFSNYQMPELLRTPLQSLCLQVKSLQLGSIKNFLFQALEPPEKLSVENAIGYLKIIGALDENENLTVLGRHLSMLPVEPKLGKMLIYGAIFNCLDPIMTVVAGLSVRDPFLMPFDKKDLAESAKAQFARNGYSDHLAIVRAYEGWREAETHMQGHEYCWRNFLSIQTMRGIDSLRKQFYSLLKDTGLVNYPDDNASSWAHDEHLVRAVICAGLFPGVCSVVNKEKSITLKTMEDGQVLLYSNSVNAAAPKIPYPWLVFNEKVKVNSVFLRDSTGISDSALLLFGADISTGGLDGHLKMLGGYLEFFMQPSLSETYLTIRRELGELVQAKLLDPKFDIQSCSNLLMAARMLISEDQCEGRFIFGRTVPKRVSKRETLENPFAKVKRDAGDDNAKNELQTLLLRAGHDVPTYKTKPLSNNQFRSTVIFNGLNFTGHPCSSKKAAEKDAAAQALLFLKGETHSPSAAYDHASMLLVKDRKKNRKAAGGARLVKRQ, translated from the exons ATGGCGTACGCCGCCATTTTCCAGGGGTGTCTCCGGACCGCCGTGTCCGTGAGGCTCTGTTCCCTGCAATTCCGCAGGCAGCTGGTAAAGGCCTCAGCTTTGGGCCCCACCGTGAGGAGGACGCAGGCGGCTGGGTTCAGGACGGCGTCGTATCTCAGGCGCCGGGCGGTTGTCCCCACGTGCTTTGCGGGGTCCGTCTTGGAGGCGGAGTGGAGGCAGAGGAGCAACGCCGACTTGCAGCTGCTGAACCGGCAGAGCTCCAAGCACTACGGCCGGTTCGCGTACCAGGATGTGTCCAGCGATGAGTCGGACCTCGAAATCGGGTCGTCTCAGTCCCAGCTG GGGCAATCGACCCTTGACAATGTTGAGGAGTGGGAGTTCAAGTTGGCCATGCTCATGCGCAACAATGCAGAGTTGGAGGTGGTCTCCAGGGAGAAGAAAGACAGGCGCGACTTTGAACATCTCTCTGCTGTGGCAGCTAGGAATAAGTTATATAG CCGCCAATATTCAAAAGTTGTAGTCTTCAGTAAGGTGCCGCTCCCAAATTACAGACCCGATCTCGATGATAAGCGCCCTCAGAGAGAG GTACTATTACCTGTTGGCTTGCAACGAGAAGTCAACTTACGGGTCAGACTGCATCTCTCTGAAAGGTCAATAGCTGGGGGGAGCTTGTTGAATAAGTTTGCGGGGTTAAGCCTTGGAGGAGATATTAATGCTGAGGGTGGTTTGAATGAGCGGAAGGAACCCCCAATAAGGAATAGCATTATCTTAGAAAAAATCCATCACAGAAGAAGTTTGCAGTTACGTGAGAAACAACAAGAGTGGCAG GAATCTCCTGAGGGCCAAAAGATGCTTGAATTTCGGAGGAGCCTCCCAGCATACAAAGAGAGGGATGCATTACTCAAAGCCATAGCGGAGAATCAG GTTGTTGTTGTCTCTGGTGAAACTGGGTGTGGTAAAACAACACAGCTTCCTCAGTATATACTGGAATCTGAAATCGAAGCTGCTCGGGGGGCCACATGCAGTATAATCTGCACACAGCCGAGAAAAATATCTGCTATATCTGTTTCTGAGCGAGTCGCTGCAGAACGGGGGGAGAATCCTGGAGAATCT GTTGGGTATAAGGTTCGCCTGGAGGGGATAAAAGGGAGGGACACTCGTCTCCTCTTTTGTACCACTGGCATATTGTTGAGGAGATTACTTGTTGACAGAGACTTGAATGGTGTAAGTCATGTTATTGTTGATGAAATTCATGAACGTGGAATGAATGAAG ATTTTCTCCTCATTGTACTCAAAGATCTCCTTCCTCGTCGCCCTGATCTGAGGCTGATTCTGATGAGTGCCACACTGAACGCCGAGCTCTTCTCAAACTATTTTTCTGGTGCTCCGACGTTCCACATTCCT GGCTTCACTTATCCAGTACGAGCACATTTTCTTGAGGACGTCTTGCAGATAACTGGATACAGATTAACTGCATATAACCAAATTGATGATTATGGTCAAGACAAAGCGTGGAAGATGCAGAAACAAGCAGcaatgaagaagaggaagaccCAAATCACGTCTAGTGTTGAG GATGCTCTTGAAGCGGCTGACTTCAGTGGGTACAGTCCAAGGGTTCAGGAATCTTTATCATGTTGGAATCCTGACCCAATTGGATTCAACCTCATTGAGCGTGTCCTCCACCATATTGTTACCAAAGAGAGGCCCGGTGCTGTCCTGGTCTTCATGACGGGTTGGGATGACATAAACTCATTGAAAGATCAGCTCCAATCTGACCCCGTCCTGGGAGACCCGAGCAGGGTGTTGCTCCTTGCATGTCATGGATCAATGGCCAGCTCAGAGCAG AGACTGATATTCGATAAGCCTGAAGATGGAGTGAGGAAAATTGTTCTAGCCACGAACATGGCCGAGACAAGTATTACAATCAATGATGGGGTCTTCGTGGTCGACTGTGGGAAGGCAAAAGAGACTTCTTATGATGCATTGAACAATACCCCTTGCTTGCTCCCTTCTTGGATCTCGAAGGCTTCTGCTCGCCAA AGACGAGGTAGAGCAGGTCGTGTTCAGCCTGGAGAGTGTTACCACCTCTACCCTCGGTGTGTATACGACTCTTTCAGCAATTACCAGATGCCTGAACTTCTGAGGACTCCTTTGCAGTCCCTCTGTCTGCAAGTCAAGAGTCTCCAACTGGGGAGCATTAAAAACTTCCTCTTTCAGGCATTGGAACCACCGGAGAAACTCTCG GTGGAAAATGCTATAGGGTATCTGAAGATTATTGGGGCATTAGATGAAAATGAGAATCTTACAGTGTTAG GACGCCACCTGTCGATGCTTCCCGTAGAGCCGAAGCTTGGGAAAATGCTCATATATGGTGCCATCTTCAACTGCCTGGATCCAATAATGACTGTTGTTGCTGGTCTCAGCGTCAGAGATCCATTCTTGATGCCTTTTGACAAGAAGGAT CTCGCTGAGTCTGCAAAAGCCCAATTTGCTAGGAATGGTTACAGTGACCACCTTGCAATTGTCCGAGCTTATGAAGGTTGGCGAGAAGCTGAGACACATATGCAGGGTCATGAATACTGTTGGAGGAACTTTCTTTCTATTCAAACTATGAGGGGCATTGACTCTCTTAGGAAGCAATTCTACTCTCTGCTCAAGGACACTGGTCTGGTTAATTACCCTGATGACAATGCCAGCTCGTGGGCCCATGATGAGCATCTTGTCCGAGCAGTCATATGTGCTGGTCTGTTCCCAGGCGTGTGTTCTGTTGTG AACAAAGAGAAGTCAATCACGCTGAAGACTATGGAGGATGGTCAAGTGCTCCTGTACTCG AATTCTGTGAATGCTGCTGCACCCAAAATTCCATATCCGTGGCTCGTCTTCAATGAGAAGGTGAAGGTGAACTCAGTTTTTCTTCGGGACTCAACCGGGATATCTGACTCCGCACTTCTCTTATTCGGAGCAGATATCTCAACGGGTGGACTT GACGGTCACCTGAAAATGTTGGGAGGGTACTTGGAATTCTTTATGCAACCTTCATTGTCGGAGACATATTTGACCATAAGGAGGGAGCTTGGAGAGCTCGTTCAGGCCAAG CTTCTAGACCCAAAGTTTGACATACAATCCTGTAGCAACCTTCTGATGGCAGCAAGAATGCTAATATCGGAGGATCAGTGTGAGGGTAGATTCATCTTTGGCCGCACAGTTCCCAAGAGAGTTAGTAAGAGAGAGACACTCGAGAACCCATTTGCGAAAGTTAAAAGGGATGCGGGGGATGATAATGCAAAGAATGAGCTTCAGACACTGCTTCTTAGGGCGGGCCATGACGTCCCAACTTATAAAACAAAACCCCTGAGTAACAATCAGTTCCGTTCCACCGTTATATTCAATGGCTTGAACTTCACGGGACACCCGTGCAGCAGCAAGAAGGCTGCGGAGAAGGACGCTGCCGCTCAGGCTCTGCTGTTTCTGAAGGGCGAGACCCATTCGCCTTCTGCAGCGTACGATCACGCGTCGATGCTGCTGGTGAAGGACAGGAAGAAGAATCGGAAAGCTGCTGGTGGAGCAAGGTTGGTTAAAAGGCAGTAG